One window of Dermacentor andersoni chromosome 7, qqDerAnde1_hic_scaffold, whole genome shotgun sequence genomic DNA carries:
- the LOC129385740 gene encoding uncharacterized protein isoform X1, which yields MDCEAAAVKRGRPRKYASEDEARQHKNAALRAKRQALAAAKTTTSMSPKERRASLQRARRHADEGLRQREAKAKRRKRQQDKALRQQEAEAKRRKRKEQAEARVKVAHQAAANCFSKASVQNPCGSSLHQTDYDAFAFPHDLSEQVAEVPPLSNPVAVASPTAITVKPEPPSTPPLQFPLDSTPPQSPLKTTSLPLASNSKPPPQSTLKTLVDNLALRCHWEDAIREELRCVEQGMASARAALEELQSKKQELLATEAQVRNRRLGILQRLQGTASSRPEDGQVAEGAAPTKIHPPPTGGTRLMFNVSQVLPDCAPLGVTQQIATGNCTSKVEVIKLD from the exons ATGGACTGTGAAGCGGCagctgtgaaacgtggtcgcccacggaAGTACGCCTCAGAAGATGAAGCAAGGCAACACAAGAATGCGGCACTGCGAGCAAAGAGGCAGGCGCTCGCTGCTGCTAAAACCACCACCAGCATGTCTCCAAAGGAACGCCGTGCCAGTTTACAACGTGCACGACGACATGCGGATGAAGGACTAAGACAACGCGAGGCCAAAGCTAAACGTCGAAAGCGCCAACAGGATAAAGCACTTCGACAGCAAGAGGCTGAAGCTAAACGACGGAAACGGAAAGAGCAGGCCGAAGCTCGCGTCAAAGTGGCTCATCAAGCCGCAGCGAATTGTTTCAGCAAGGCGTCTGTGCAGAATCCGTGCGGCAGTTCACTTCACCAAACTGactatgatgctttcgcattcccacac gatCTCTCGGAGCAGGTGGCAGAAGTGCCTCCTCTGTCAAACCCTGTGGCAGTCGCCTCACCTACAGCAATCACCGTGAAACCAGAGCCGCCCTCAACGCCGCCACTACAATTTCCATTGGACAGCACACCACCACAGTCGCCATTGAAAACCACATCACTACCATTGGCTTCGAACAGCAAGCCACCACCGCAGTCTACACTGAAAACCCTAGTTGACAACTTGGCTCTTCGGTGCCACTGGGAGGATGCCATCCGCGAGGAGCTCAGATGCGTTGAGCAGGGAATGGCATCTGCTCGTGCTGCTCTGGAGGAACTCCAGAGTAAAAAGCAAGAG CTACTTGCAACAGAAGCACAAGTCAGGAACAGAAGGCTGGGCATATTGCAGCGCCTACAAG GAACAGCGTCCTCACGGCCAGAGGATGGCCAAGTGGCCGAGGGTGCGGCACCTACAAAAATACACCCACCACCCACTGGTGGGACAAGGCTTATGTTTAACGTCTCACAGGTCCTGCCTGATTGTGCCCCTTTGGGTGTGACTCAGCAG ATTGCTACTGGCAACTGCACAAGCAAGGTTGAAGTGATCAAGCTTGATTAG
- the LOC129385740 gene encoding uncharacterized protein isoform X2 translates to MDCEAAAVKRGRPRKYASEDEARQHKNAALRAKRQALAAAKTTTSMSPKERRASLQRARRHADEGLRQREAKAKRRKRQQDKALRQQEAEAKRRKRKEQAEARVKVAHQAAANCFSKASVQNPCGSSLHQTDYDAFAFPHDLSEQVAEVPPLSNPVAVASPTAITVKPEPPSTPPLQFPLDSTPPQSPLKTTSLPLASNSKPPPQSTLKTLVDNLALRCHWEDAIREELRCVEQGMASARAALEELQSKKQELQQRHSLPRKGIGLPGVVFGLYLPNDSFDEPMVFSPHPSSCGAPDQGDSQTETEPHNVQHTNPLK, encoded by the exons ATGGACTGTGAAGCGGCagctgtgaaacgtggtcgcccacggaAGTACGCCTCAGAAGATGAAGCAAGGCAACACAAGAATGCGGCACTGCGAGCAAAGAGGCAGGCGCTCGCTGCTGCTAAAACCACCACCAGCATGTCTCCAAAGGAACGCCGTGCCAGTTTACAACGTGCACGACGACATGCGGATGAAGGACTAAGACAACGCGAGGCCAAAGCTAAACGTCGAAAGCGCCAACAGGATAAAGCACTTCGACAGCAAGAGGCTGAAGCTAAACGACGGAAACGGAAAGAGCAGGCCGAAGCTCGCGTCAAAGTGGCTCATCAAGCCGCAGCGAATTGTTTCAGCAAGGCGTCTGTGCAGAATCCGTGCGGCAGTTCACTTCACCAAACTGactatgatgctttcgcattcccacac gatCTCTCGGAGCAGGTGGCAGAAGTGCCTCCTCTGTCAAACCCTGTGGCAGTCGCCTCACCTACAGCAATCACCGTGAAACCAGAGCCGCCCTCAACGCCGCCACTACAATTTCCATTGGACAGCACACCACCACAGTCGCCATTGAAAACCACATCACTACCATTGGCTTCGAACAGCAAGCCACCACCGCAGTCTACACTGAAAACCCTAGTTGACAACTTGGCTCTTCGGTGCCACTGGGAGGATGCCATCCGCGAGGAGCTCAGATGCGTTGAGCAGGGAATGGCATCTGCTCGTGCTGCTCTGGAGGAACTCCAGAGTAAAAAGCAAGAG cttcaacaaagacactccctccccAGAAAAGGAATCGGCCTCCCTGGTGTAGTATTCGGCCTCTACCTCCCTAATGACTCCTTTGATGAACCAATGGTCTTCAGTCcccaccccagcagctgcggagcacctgaccaaggcgacAGTCAGACGGAAACTGAACCTCACAACGTTCAACATACGAACCCTCTCAAGTGA